A region from the Thermanaeromonas toyohensis ToBE genome encodes:
- a CDS encoding DUF951 domain-containing protein, producing MELHLGDIVELRKMHPCGSNRWEILRTGMDFRLKCLGCGRLILIPRSKLEKSLKKVVEQPGGRG from the coding sequence ATGGAGTTACATTTAGGCGATATTGTAGAATTGCGCAAGATGCACCCGTGCGGCAGTAATCGCTGGGAGATTTTGCGTACCGGTATGGATTTTAGGCTTAAGTGCTTAGGATGTGGCCGCCTTATCCTTATTCCGCGCTCTAAATTAGAGAAAAGCCTTAAAAAAGTTGTAGAACAGCCTGGCGGGCGAGGTTAA
- a CDS encoding HEAT repeat domain-containing protein, producing MLGWWVKKDIDPERLKRELSQARRLSPKLKRLLRRLKPEKAAELILACWPSLCSSLQANLKVWFKEEGLVEEWLGLLKAGSSEARASVSELLGILGQSRALGLLLSALADRDEAVQMAAAAGLVYLRDPRCLEPLALALAEPQGKIPPARVAQVLVAFGEASIPYLASLLEKVPAEIVARILEILGSIGGPQVLPYLTWGLKNHKAAIRVAAARALGEAGLEEAGEELLRVLTDEDPKVRAAAAYTLGRLKYLRALPYLKRAVEDSSWQVRTSAKVALKALEGT from the coding sequence TTGCTCGGCTGGTGGGTTAAGAAGGATATTGACCCAGAAAGATTAAAGAGAGAGCTCTCCCAGGCCCGGCGACTATCACCTAAGTTGAAGCGGCTTCTGCGACGCTTGAAGCCGGAGAAGGCAGCAGAACTTATTTTGGCCTGCTGGCCTAGCCTTTGTTCCTCGCTCCAAGCAAACCTTAAAGTATGGTTTAAGGAAGAAGGTCTGGTGGAGGAGTGGCTAGGTCTATTAAAGGCAGGTTCTAGTGAGGCGAGGGCTTCAGTTTCTGAGCTCCTTGGTATCTTAGGCCAAAGCCGGGCGCTGGGGCTTTTGCTTTCCGCCCTGGCCGACCGGGACGAGGCCGTACAAATGGCTGCTGCCGCGGGTCTAGTCTACTTGCGCGACCCACGTTGTCTAGAGCCTTTGGCGCTAGCCTTGGCTGAACCTCAGGGGAAGATCCCTCCTGCCCGCGTGGCCCAGGTGTTGGTGGCCTTTGGAGAGGCGAGTATACCGTATCTTGCCTCTCTTTTAGAGAAAGTTCCTGCAGAGATTGTTGCCCGCATCTTAGAGATCCTGGGTTCCATTGGGGGACCCCAGGTTTTGCCCTATCTTACCTGGGGGCTTAAAAACCATAAGGCTGCTATTCGGGTGGCGGCGGCCCGAGCCCTGGGTGAGGCAGGCCTTGAGGAAGCGGGAGAGGAGCTTCTACGTGTTTTGACTGACGAAGACCCCAAGGTGCGGGCAGCTGCAGCCTATACTTTAGGCCGCTTAAAGTACTTAAGAGCCTTGCCCTATCTAAAAAGGGCTGTGGAAGACTCTTCTTGGCAGGTACGCACTTCGGCCAAGGTTGCCCTAAAAGCCTTAGAAGGTACCTAA
- a CDS encoding YybS family protein translates to MGERSALAPLAEGALVAALAAVLALLGILLPPLQVVTNVLWMVPIVVLVVRQDLRTGVLATLVAGILVSIFSGLLTALFLLVQFAGLGLLYGYLFKREASPGPMVIAGSLMVLFSLLLTLLLSSQILGWSSLQFLKDLQYMPEHILDFYRRSGLLERFLQQGNTLEDLRRSLEVTVTYLRLLIPGMLVMVSLLLALINYLVAEAILRRLNLRTRTLPPFRYWQLPWYAIWGFIAGLALWLAGDYWQLTTLKIAGMNILYLYFPLLAGNGLAVVAFWVHRFPWAGALKFMVFLFLLLNLPLGLLLLMGLGLMDTLLGWRRQPTGS, encoded by the coding sequence TTGGGCGAACGCAGTGCTCTGGCCCCTTTAGCTGAGGGGGCTTTAGTGGCTGCTTTAGCAGCAGTCCTGGCTTTATTAGGTATTTTGCTACCACCCTTACAGGTAGTGACTAACGTCCTATGGATGGTTCCTATAGTAGTGCTAGTGGTGCGCCAGGACCTGCGTACCGGGGTATTGGCTACTTTAGTAGCCGGTATTTTAGTGAGCATTTTCAGCGGATTGTTGACAGCCCTTTTTTTGCTCGTTCAGTTTGCCGGGTTGGGCCTGCTTTACGGCTACTTGTTTAAAAGGGAAGCTTCGCCAGGGCCCATGGTTATAGCGGGTAGCCTTATGGTCCTTTTTTCCCTGCTCCTTACCTTACTTCTTTCCTCCCAAATTTTAGGATGGTCTTCCCTTCAGTTTTTAAAGGACCTACAGTATATGCCCGAGCATATCTTAGATTTTTACCGGCGTTCCGGTTTACTCGAAAGGTTTTTGCAGCAGGGGAACACGCTGGAGGACCTGCGCCGTTCCTTAGAGGTTACTGTAACTTACCTTAGGCTCTTAATACCTGGTATGCTGGTTATGGTTTCCCTTCTTTTAGCCTTAATTAATTACTTGGTTGCTGAGGCTATACTGCGGCGGCTAAATTTAAGGACGAGAACCCTTCCTCCTTTTCGGTACTGGCAACTCCCCTGGTACGCTATATGGGGCTTCATTGCCGGTTTAGCCCTATGGCTAGCTGGAGACTACTGGCAGCTAACAACTTTAAAAATTGCGGGGATGAACATACTATATCTTTATTTTCCTTTACTGGCGGGAAATGGGCTGGCGGTGGTAGCCTTTTGGGTCCACCGTTTTCCCTGGGCAGGAGCTTTAAAATTTATGGTATTCCTTTTTCTTTTGCTTAACCTGCCCTTAGGCCTTTTACTACTTATGGGTTTGGGTTTAATGGATACCTTGCTAGGCTGGCGACGGCAGCCCACCGGCAGCTAA
- a CDS encoding DUF1659 domain-containing protein translates to MAVVVTPVECSLRLTLQVGTGDGGEPIYRARTYNRVKPGASDQDIFDVAQALARLQVHPVATITRVNENNLSSGA, encoded by the coding sequence ATGGCAGTAGTAGTCACACCTGTAGAGTGCTCCTTACGCCTCACCCTACAGGTAGGTACGGGTGACGGCGGGGAGCCCATCTATCGGGCACGTACCTATAACCGGGTGAAACCAGGGGCTTCAGATCAAGATATTTTCGATGTAGCCCAGGCCTTAGCCCGGCTTCAGGTACACCCGGTAGCAACCATCACCAGGGTAAACGAAAACAACCTAAGTTCTGGCGCTTAA
- the rpsR gene encoding 30S ribosomal protein S18: MARDRKRGRKRICSFCMDKIEQVDYKDVNRLRKYITERGKIIPRRITGNCARHQRQLTRAIKKARIMALLPFTVE, encoded by the coding sequence TTGGCACGCGACCGCAAGCGTGGCCGGAAACGTATCTGTAGCTTTTGCATGGATAAGATTGAGCAGGTGGATTATAAGGATGTGAATAGGCTGCGCAAATACATTACCGAACGGGGCAAGATAATACCTCGCCGGATTACTGGAAATTGTGCTCGGCATCAACGACAGCTTACTCGAGCCATAAAAAAGGCTCGGATCATGGCTTTGTTGCCCTTTACAGTGGAATAA
- the dnaB gene encoding replicative DNA helicase — protein MKELLERLPPHSLEAEQSVLGAILLDRDAFLQVAEILRVEDFYREAHRLIYRAILDLEARGEAIDLLMVTEELRRRGELEAVGGASYLTTLTTVVPSVANAGYYARIVAQKAALRQLIQVAHRVAERAYDEDGDVAEIIDEAERLILQVAGGRYREGFVSIREVLVNTFQQLERVATHKGEVTGLPTFHDLDRLLSGLQPSDLIICAARPGMGKTSFCLNIAQNVALKRKVPVAIFSLEMSRDQVVQRMLAAEAMVEQHRLRTGFLKEDDWARLVSAASLLAEAPIYIDDTPAITVMEVRAKARRLQAECGLGLVVIDYLQLMQAHRRVDNRQQEIALISRALKALARELNVPVLVLSQLNRGVEQRQDKRPVMADLLESGAIEADADVIIFLYRPQYYDPDTDKKGIAEVIVAKHRNGPVGTVEMAFLPEFTKFVDLAPEPAS, from the coding sequence TTGAAGGAACTTTTAGAGAGGCTGCCGCCCCATAGCCTGGAGGCTGAACAATCCGTTCTAGGGGCTATATTATTAGACCGGGATGCCTTTTTACAGGTCGCTGAAATCTTGCGGGTGGAAGATTTCTATCGTGAGGCCCACCGGCTCATCTACCGCGCTATTTTGGACCTGGAGGCCCGGGGGGAAGCTATAGATCTCCTTATGGTTACAGAAGAGCTGCGACGCCGGGGTGAGCTAGAGGCTGTAGGGGGAGCTTCTTACCTCACTACCTTGACTACAGTAGTTCCCAGTGTGGCCAATGCGGGTTATTATGCCCGTATTGTGGCCCAGAAGGCTGCCCTGCGCCAGCTCATCCAGGTTGCGCATAGGGTAGCGGAAAGGGCCTATGATGAGGATGGCGATGTGGCGGAAATAATAGATGAGGCGGAGAGGCTCATTTTACAAGTAGCAGGGGGCCGTTACCGGGAGGGTTTTGTGAGCATAAGGGAAGTTCTGGTAAACACTTTTCAGCAACTGGAGCGGGTAGCCACCCACAAGGGAGAAGTTACAGGCCTGCCTACTTTCCACGACTTAGACCGGCTTCTTTCTGGCCTCCAACCTTCAGACCTCATAATATGTGCTGCCCGGCCTGGTATGGGTAAAACTTCCTTTTGTTTAAATATAGCCCAAAATGTGGCCTTAAAAAGGAAAGTACCAGTGGCTATCTTCAGCCTCGAAATGTCCCGGGACCAAGTGGTTCAACGGATGCTGGCGGCCGAAGCCATGGTAGAACAACACCGGCTGCGCACAGGATTTCTTAAAGAAGATGATTGGGCCCGGCTAGTTAGTGCGGCTAGCCTCTTAGCTGAGGCTCCTATCTACATAGATGATACCCCAGCCATAACTGTCATGGAAGTAAGAGCTAAAGCTCGCCGGTTACAAGCTGAATGCGGTCTAGGGCTAGTGGTCATCGACTACCTCCAGCTTATGCAGGCCCACCGGCGTGTGGACAACCGCCAGCAGGAGATAGCCTTAATCTCACGCGCCCTCAAAGCCTTAGCTAGAGAGCTAAACGTACCTGTTTTGGTCCTCTCCCAGCTTAACCGAGGAGTAGAACAAAGGCAGGATAAGCGGCCGGTTATGGCTGACCTCCTGGAAAGCGGGGCTATTGAGGCTGATGCCGATGTAATTATTTTCCTTTACCGTCCCCAGTATTACGATCCCGATACCGATAAAAAAGGGATTGCTGAAGTAATAGTGGCTAAACATAGAAATGGGCCTGTCGGTACGGTGGAGATGGCCTTTTTGCCTGAGTTTACTAAATTCGTGGACTTAGCTCCTGAGCCGGCCAGTTAA
- the rplI gene encoding 50S ribosomal protein L9, whose amino-acid sequence MKVILLEDVPKLGKRGSVVEVADGYARNYLLPRKLAVTATEERLEELHREKDREAKKKQKELEEARRLARILEGSTITVVARAGEGGKLFGSVTNKEIAQAIENTFHISIDRRKIELEEPLKLLGSYPVILRLHPEVQARITVEVVTERG is encoded by the coding sequence ATGAAGGTTATTCTCCTAGAAGATGTTCCCAAGCTGGGTAAGCGCGGTAGCGTAGTGGAAGTGGCAGATGGCTATGCTAGAAATTATCTTTTGCCCCGAAAACTAGCGGTAACCGCTACCGAGGAGCGGCTTGAGGAACTGCACCGGGAGAAAGATAGGGAGGCCAAGAAAAAGCAAAAAGAGCTAGAAGAAGCTAGGAGGCTTGCGCGGATTTTAGAGGGTTCTACGATAACTGTAGTTGCCCGAGCGGGTGAAGGAGGAAAACTTTTTGGTTCAGTTACCAATAAAGAAATAGCCCAGGCAATAGAAAACACCTTTCATATTTCCATAGACCGACGTAAAATTGAACTAGAGGAGCCCCTTAAGTTGTTGGGCTCCTATCCCGTAATCTTGCGCCTGCATCCCGAAGTGCAGGCCAGGATAACGGTTGAGGTGGTTACAGAGAGGGGTTAA
- a CDS encoding DUF2922 domain-containing protein gives MLSKRLELIFQNASGRRITLTVQDPRADLTSGEVQATMEFILSRNIFTSSGGDLVAIAGARVVSREITDLITV, from the coding sequence ATGCTTTCTAAGCGGCTGGAGCTCATCTTCCAGAATGCATCCGGCCGGCGAATAACCTTGACGGTACAGGATCCCCGGGCTGACCTCACCTCAGGCGAGGTGCAGGCTACCATGGAATTTATCCTTAGCCGCAATATCTTCACCTCCAGCGGGGGAGACTTGGTAGCCATTGCGGGAGCTCGAGTGGTGAGCCGAGAGATCACGGATCTTATTACAGTCTAG
- the yedF gene encoding sulfurtransferase-like selenium metabolism protein YedF: protein MKGGMDLETTVDARGLACPQPVINTKKALEALKDGGEVVTIVDNEVARDNVVKLARSLDCAVEVEQRGTDYYIHIRKEGVPATQLSLHPGQVILITADSLGRGSQELGELLMRNFLQTLAEGEVIPRRLLFINSGVKLCCEGSPALASLLSLEQRGVEILSCGTCLDYYQLKEKLCVGSITNMYTIMEHLLAAEKVITL, encoded by the coding sequence ATGAAAGGCGGGATGGATTTGGAAACTACTGTGGATGCCCGTGGACTCGCTTGCCCGCAGCCAGTAATTAATACGAAGAAGGCCCTCGAGGCTTTAAAGGATGGCGGGGAAGTGGTTACTATAGTAGATAATGAAGTAGCGCGGGATAATGTAGTAAAGCTGGCCCGAAGTTTAGACTGCGCTGTGGAGGTAGAACAAAGGGGCACCGACTACTACATCCATATCCGCAAGGAAGGGGTACCCGCCACCCAGCTTAGCCTTCACCCGGGCCAGGTCATCTTAATCACCGCCGACTCCTTAGGACGGGGGTCGCAAGAACTGGGCGAATTGTTAATGCGCAACTTTCTCCAAACTTTAGCCGAGGGCGAAGTCATCCCCCGGCGCCTTTTGTTCATCAATAGCGGGGTAAAGCTTTGTTGTGAAGGTTCACCGGCCCTGGCCAGCCTTCTTAGCCTGGAACAGCGGGGGGTAGAGATACTATCCTGTGGTACCTGCCTTGATTACTATCAGCTTAAAGAGAAGCTTTGCGTAGGTAGCATAACTAATATGTACACTATCATGGAACATCTGCTAGCTGCCGAGAAGGTCATAACCCTTTAA
- the lonC gene encoding Lon family ATP-dependent protease encodes MSKKVKARTLFHGEYDFLSRQVSALYGILCDIFGTDKVVLKASKLEALELLQSDKLPERVLALQKLVYEDPTIDTVPPLEAIPEILQDIQEELADFIARRSVEDNLERRVAEKMQERHEEYLQEIRRQILKENGGPENPYTLKKLATLEKMEHVKLARSAMEVLRPQSLDQIVGQEKAIQALLAKLVSPYPQHILIYGPPGVGKTTAARLALEEAKKISTSPFRPDAPFVEVNGATLRWDPREVTNPLLGSVHDPIYQGARRDLAESGVPEPKLGLVTEAHGGVLFIDEIGEMDPLLLNKLLKVLEDKRVKFDSSYYDPTDENVPQYIKKLFEEGAPADFILIGATTCDPEELNPALRSRCAEVFFEPLTPLQIETIVRQAAERLGVKLEPAVPSLIAEYTLEGRKAVNILADAYGLALYQQYKKKGRRRKVITVDHVLEVVRAARLAPLVTARAQEQPEVGRVFGLAVAGFVGSILEVEAIAFPAREPGKGNLRFNETAGSMARDSVFNAVAVFRLLTGQDLSDYDVHVNVVGGANIDGPSAGLAILAAIISAVQRRPVKQDVAVTGEISIQGKVKPVGGIVEKIYGARQAGMRCVILPQANAAEVPQELPGIEVIPVATVAEALEHLLE; translated from the coding sequence ATGTCTAAGAAGGTTAAAGCTAGAACGCTTTTCCATGGAGAGTACGATTTCCTTTCCCGACAGGTCAGCGCCCTGTACGGGATTCTTTGTGATATTTTTGGAACAGATAAGGTGGTTTTAAAGGCGAGCAAGCTAGAAGCGCTAGAACTCCTGCAATCCGATAAGCTTCCGGAGCGGGTCCTGGCCCTCCAGAAGCTGGTCTATGAGGATCCTACTATAGATACAGTGCCACCCTTAGAAGCTATACCCGAGATCTTACAGGATATCCAGGAGGAACTGGCTGATTTTATTGCCCGGCGTTCGGTGGAGGACAATCTGGAACGCCGGGTAGCCGAAAAAATGCAGGAGCGGCATGAGGAGTACCTTCAGGAGATACGCCGCCAGATCCTTAAGGAAAATGGGGGACCGGAGAACCCTTATACGTTAAAAAAGCTAGCCACGTTAGAAAAAATGGAGCACGTGAAGCTAGCCCGTTCAGCCATGGAAGTCCTACGGCCCCAGAGCCTGGACCAAATCGTAGGCCAGGAGAAAGCTATCCAGGCTCTTCTGGCTAAGCTGGTTTCTCCTTATCCCCAACACATTTTAATATATGGACCACCAGGAGTAGGTAAGACCACAGCTGCTCGGCTGGCCCTGGAGGAGGCTAAAAAGATCAGTACTTCCCCCTTCAGACCAGACGCGCCTTTTGTAGAGGTGAATGGGGCCACTTTGCGCTGGGATCCGCGGGAGGTCACCAACCCTTTGTTGGGCTCGGTTCATGATCCCATTTACCAAGGAGCCCGTAGGGACCTAGCTGAAAGCGGGGTGCCTGAACCCAAGCTGGGCTTGGTTACGGAGGCCCACGGAGGGGTATTGTTTATCGACGAGATCGGGGAAATGGATCCCTTGCTTCTGAATAAGCTTCTTAAGGTGTTGGAGGATAAACGGGTTAAATTCGATTCCTCGTATTATGATCCTACGGATGAAAACGTCCCGCAGTATATAAAGAAGCTTTTTGAAGAAGGAGCCCCGGCAGATTTTATTCTTATAGGGGCCACTACCTGTGACCCGGAGGAACTTAACCCCGCTTTGCGTTCGCGCTGCGCCGAAGTCTTTTTTGAGCCCCTTACTCCTCTCCAGATCGAAACCATAGTCCGGCAAGCGGCAGAGAGATTAGGGGTAAAGCTTGAGCCGGCTGTTCCCTCACTTATCGCCGAATATACTTTAGAAGGCCGTAAGGCGGTGAACATCCTGGCCGATGCCTATGGGCTGGCCTTATACCAACAATACAAAAAGAAAGGACGCCGACGCAAGGTAATTACTGTGGATCACGTTTTAGAAGTGGTAAGAGCAGCGCGCTTGGCCCCTCTGGTTACTGCCCGGGCCCAGGAACAACCGGAGGTAGGCCGGGTCTTCGGCTTGGCTGTAGCAGGGTTTGTAGGCTCGATCTTAGAAGTAGAAGCTATTGCCTTTCCGGCCCGGGAACCTGGAAAGGGGAACCTTCGTTTCAACGAAACGGCAGGTAGCATGGCGCGGGATTCTGTTTTCAATGCTGTAGCTGTTTTTCGCCTCCTCACTGGGCAAGACCTTAGCGATTATGATGTGCATGTAAACGTGGTAGGCGGAGCCAATATAGACGGGCCTTCCGCAGGCCTGGCTATTCTTGCAGCTATTATAAGTGCTGTACAAAGACGCCCGGTGAAACAGGATGTGGCCGTGACCGGCGAGATTTCCATTCAAGGTAAAGTTAAACCTGTAGGCGGTATTGTGGAAAAAATTTATGGCGCCCGGCAAGCCGGGATGCGCTGCGTTATCCTTCCCCAAGCCAATGCAGCAGAAGTGCCCCAGGAATTGCCGGGTATAGAGGTTATACCTGTCGCTACCGTGGCCGAAGCCTTAGAACATTTATTGGAGTAA
- a CDS encoding aminopeptidase yields the protein MTEDAKKLKAELGLPEKSAWERLAPGEVEAVFNFCEGYKSFLTQAKTEREAVRLALSLAREKGFVALNSLSPGQGLAPGTKFFWEWRQKVLVLGVAGEAPLDRGLRLVGAHIDSPRLDLKPLPLYESGGLALLKTHYYGGIKKYQWMALPLALHGVAILRDGTRREIVIGEDPSDPIFSISDLLPHLAKEQMKKNMEEAVTGDDLNLVVGNIPYPGEDIKEKVRLNILKILHERFGLVEEDFIVAELELVPAGPARDLGLDRSMVGGYGQDDRVCAYTALQALLEIEHPQHTAIVLWVDKEEIGSTGNTGAQSRLLEQVVTELAARAGQVDILTVGRIMASSKALSADVTAGLDPTYEGVFDKHNASLLGRGVVLNKYTGYRGKYEANDASAEFMAELRAIFHNAGVIWQSGELGKVDQGGGGTIAKYLAYFGPEVADCGPPLLSMHAPLEIASKVDIFMAYRAYGAFLRS from the coding sequence ATGACAGAAGATGCCAAGAAACTAAAGGCAGAGCTTGGCCTCCCCGAAAAGAGCGCCTGGGAGAGATTAGCGCCAGGAGAAGTGGAGGCTGTATTTAACTTTTGTGAGGGATATAAAAGCTTTTTAACCCAAGCTAAGACAGAAAGGGAAGCTGTACGGTTGGCTTTAAGTTTAGCAAGGGAAAAGGGATTTGTAGCTCTAAATAGCCTTTCCCCTGGTCAGGGGCTTGCGCCAGGAACTAAATTTTTCTGGGAATGGAGGCAAAAGGTTTTGGTGTTGGGTGTGGCCGGGGAGGCTCCTTTAGACCGGGGTTTACGCCTGGTGGGTGCCCATATTGATTCTCCCCGCCTGGATTTAAAACCGCTGCCTTTGTACGAGAGTGGGGGGTTAGCCCTTCTTAAAACCCATTATTATGGTGGCATCAAAAAATATCAATGGATGGCCCTTCCTTTAGCCTTGCACGGGGTAGCCATTTTAAGGGATGGTACCCGGCGGGAAATTGTGATCGGGGAAGACCCGTCCGATCCCATATTTAGCATAAGCGATCTGCTCCCCCATCTGGCCAAAGAGCAAATGAAGAAAAACATGGAAGAAGCCGTAACTGGAGACGACCTGAACCTGGTGGTGGGCAACATCCCTTACCCCGGCGAGGATATAAAAGAGAAAGTTCGTCTAAATATCCTAAAGATCCTCCACGAACGCTTTGGCCTGGTAGAGGAGGATTTTATCGTAGCTGAACTAGAGCTAGTGCCAGCTGGACCGGCCCGCGACCTAGGGTTGGACCGCAGCATGGTGGGCGGGTATGGTCAGGATGACCGCGTATGCGCTTACACTGCCCTTCAGGCCCTGCTGGAGATAGAGCATCCCCAGCATACTGCCATTGTATTATGGGTAGACAAAGAAGAGATCGGGAGTACCGGTAATACTGGGGCCCAGTCTCGCCTCTTGGAGCAGGTGGTTACGGAGCTGGCTGCTCGGGCTGGCCAGGTTGATATTTTGACTGTGGGACGCATTATGGCTTCCTCTAAAGCCCTCTCTGCTGATGTGACGGCAGGTTTGGATCCTACTTATGAGGGGGTTTTTGATAAGCATAATGCTTCCCTGTTGGGTCGCGGAGTAGTGCTCAATAAATATACCGGCTACCGGGGCAAATATGAGGCTAACGACGCTAGCGCCGAGTTTATGGCTGAATTGCGGGCCATATTCCATAACGCTGGTGTGATCTGGCAGAGCGGTGAATTAGGCAAAGTAGATCAAGGTGGCGGTGGCACCATCGCTAAATATTTAGCCTATTTCGGACCCGAGGTGGCCGATTGTGGCCCACCCCTCCTTTCTATGCACGCTCCCTTAGAGATAGCCAGCAAAGTGGATATTTTCATGGCCTACCGGGCTTATGGAGCCTTCTTGCGGAGCTAA
- a CDS encoding YvrJ family protein: MEDLWTYVGNYGFPMVIAFYLLIRFEKKLDTLTAAINELTRTLERG, translated from the coding sequence GTGGAAGACCTTTGGACTTATGTGGGGAATTATGGATTTCCCATGGTTATAGCCTTCTATCTTTTAATTCGCTTTGAAAAGAAGCTTGATACTTTAACTGCTGCCATCAATGAGTTGACCCGTACTTTAGAACGGGGCTAA
- the rpsF gene encoding 30S ribosomal protein S6 translates to MRSYEALYIIRPDLEAEQIEAVVNKFTNLVEKNGGEIIQVDKWGKKRLAYEVRKYREGYYVLMQFRGTPAIAQELERVFKITDEVIRYLIARLEEKAS, encoded by the coding sequence GTGCGCAGCTATGAAGCCCTTTACATTATAAGGCCCGACCTGGAGGCTGAGCAGATTGAAGCAGTGGTAAACAAGTTTACCAATTTGGTAGAAAAGAACGGCGGCGAGATCATCCAGGTAGATAAATGGGGTAAGAAGCGGCTGGCCTATGAGGTGCGGAAATACCGGGAGGGCTATTATGTCCTTATGCAATTTAGGGGTACGCCAGCTATAGCTCAAGAACTAGAGCGTGTATTCAAAATCACCGATGAAGTTATCCGTTACCTTATTGCTCGCCTGGAGGAAAAAGCCAGCTAA
- a CDS encoding nitrite reductase, with translation MGDAIFVQKSGLLGVGIVARCGVLTPNQLSGLARLAQELDCKACKLTTRQTLIFLLPEDKLEALRAGVEALGLRIGVFGEIVRNVKACAGSSELCQRSLADVYELAGRLQDRFMNRPVPNDFKISVAGCHRGCTEPFCADYGVVATGEDRYNVYLGGRGASKKPVHAALLAEGINSEGVIALLDYILERYTALAQPKERLCHTISRVGWEAFQPPEELLRKFRQEEERDFLNFLAQVSMGEKINNVG, from the coding sequence ATGGGAGATGCTATCTTCGTACAAAAATCAGGGTTATTAGGGGTAGGAATAGTAGCTAGATGCGGTGTTTTAACCCCTAATCAGCTTTCCGGGCTTGCACGGTTGGCCCAGGAGCTAGATTGTAAAGCCTGTAAACTCACTACCCGACAGACCTTAATTTTCCTCCTACCAGAAGATAAGCTCGAGGCATTAAGAGCGGGAGTAGAAGCTTTAGGGCTCCGGATAGGCGTATTCGGGGAGATCGTCCGCAATGTAAAAGCCTGTGCAGGAAGCAGTGAATTATGCCAGCGGTCACTGGCGGATGTGTATGAACTAGCAGGAAGACTACAAGATAGATTTATGAACCGGCCAGTGCCTAATGATTTTAAGATCTCCGTGGCTGGTTGCCACCGGGGTTGTACGGAACCCTTCTGTGCCGACTATGGGGTGGTTGCTACTGGGGAAGACCGTTATAACGTATATTTAGGGGGGCGCGGGGCGAGCAAGAAGCCTGTACATGCCGCCCTGCTAGCAGAAGGTATAAACTCCGAAGGAGTTATTGCCCTCTTAGATTACATATTGGAACGGTATACCGCTTTGGCCCAGCCTAAGGAAAGGTTATGCCATACCATAAGCCGGGTAGGCTGGGAAGCCTTCCAGCCTCCAGAGGAATTATTAAGGAAGTTCCGCCAGGAAGAAGAAAGGGATTTCCTCAATTTCTTGGCTCAAGTATCCATGGGGGAGAAGATAAACAATGTCGGCTAG
- a CDS encoding single-stranded DNA-binding protein has translation MLNRVILIGRLVRDPELRYTPNGVAVANFTLAVDRPYVNQQGERETDFIRISLWRRLAETCASHLGKGRLVAVEGRLQVRTYETSDGQRRQVTEVVADDVRFLDWPKDRAASTGVEEIGDFPDLSDLGTEVELGEDDLPF, from the coding sequence ATGTTAAACCGGGTGATCCTTATTGGTCGCTTGGTACGGGACCCGGAATTGCGCTATACGCCCAATGGGGTGGCAGTAGCTAATTTTACTTTAGCTGTAGACCGCCCCTACGTAAATCAGCAGGGTGAGCGAGAAACGGATTTTATCCGGATAAGCTTATGGCGTAGGCTGGCTGAAACCTGTGCTAGCCATCTTGGCAAAGGACGTCTGGTGGCTGTAGAGGGGCGCCTCCAGGTGCGTACTTATGAGACATCCGATGGCCAGAGGCGGCAGGTTACGGAAGTAGTAGCTGATGATGTCCGTTTCCTAGACTGGCCTAAAGATAGGGCAGCGAGCACAGGTGTAGAAGAAATAGGCGATTTCCCTGACTTAAGTGATCTAGGGACGGAGGTAGAGTTGGGAGAAGATGACCTCCCCTTTTAA